From the genome of Segatella hominis, one region includes:
- a CDS encoding S9 family peptidase: protein MIDKHHFISKKGVMALTFSAALCASMTAQAETIEVKKFKYAGPFPVSLPWMADSVDIKGEKFAMEKLLDSPLSFTSFNQGKEVSSLSSASSPHALNLASFSLSNEHRMKVMISVEGVSEYRLFVDGESLKGNGNQFETVLLPSSHQVVIKYLAAKDDAKVLVKTGNDLTAQPSGNPALSSKESEESQKNSAYSLKIDVPSASSKRAYNIYDVICAPNYSSVSLSPNGKYVIVHKTWVDRQGNNHSINEVRNYQTGRVLASFQENVKWMPRSNKMYFVQKNSESAIEANGNAAAGSALSYETESSSQQLVTVNPLTMEREVLATNIPEGFFQFTPDEKSLIYTVTTEGRKKDAQVYDIKEPDDRQPGWRNRSNLAKYDLVSGIFQPITFGYHNIYLNDISADSRYLLIGKSEDRLTKRPTTLTSLYRLDLQTLQAETLVDKGEFINSALFSPDGKSILVSASPEAFDGIGKNVEEGQIPSMIDTQLYLMSASSKEAQQVRPLTKDFDPNVQNVVWSKVDGNIYFTAEDKDCVHLFQLNPKSGKFVLLKSPEEYIKSFSLASSAAEMAFSGQSASNADRLYRMNTKAQKAQVIDDLSARELKDVQLGECKAWNYVNAKGDTICCRYYLPPHFDAAKKYPMVVNYYGGCSPTSRMFQSRYPHHVYAAMGYVVLVVNPSGATGFGQKFSARHVDTAGEGVAEDIIASTQAFCDEHGFVNRKKIGCIGASYGGFMTQYLQTRTDLFAAAISHAGISDHTSYWGEGYWGYSYSQVSMANEYPWTNKHLFVDQSPLYRADKIHTPLLFLHGTADNNVPVGESIQLYTALKVLGRPTAMVLVDGQDHHIIDYEKRIKWQNTIFAWFSKWLQDDDCWWNEMYGNEKM, encoded by the coding sequence ATGATAGATAAACATCATTTTATAAGCAAGAAAGGCGTGATGGCACTCACTTTCAGTGCCGCCTTGTGTGCCTCTATGACAGCTCAGGCTGAAACCATCGAGGTGAAGAAGTTCAAATATGCAGGTCCATTTCCTGTCAGTTTGCCTTGGATGGCGGACAGTGTAGATATTAAGGGAGAAAAGTTTGCGATGGAAAAACTGTTGGATTCCCCGCTGTCGTTTACTTCCTTCAATCAGGGGAAAGAGGTTTCTTCCTTATCTTCCGCATCATCTCCGCATGCCCTGAATCTGGCATCTTTCAGTCTCTCCAATGAGCACCGGATGAAAGTGATGATCTCTGTGGAAGGTGTCAGCGAGTATCGACTTTTTGTGGATGGAGAGTCTTTGAAGGGAAATGGAAACCAGTTTGAGACGGTTCTGTTGCCTTCTTCTCATCAGGTGGTGATCAAATATCTGGCTGCAAAGGATGATGCCAAGGTTCTGGTAAAAACGGGAAATGATCTAACTGCTCAGCCTTCTGGGAACCCTGCATTATCATCCAAAGAATCTGAAGAATCTCAGAAAAACTCTGCATATTCCCTGAAAATTGATGTCCCTTCAGCTTCTTCCAAGCGTGCATACAATATTTATGATGTGATCTGCGCGCCTAACTATTCGAGCGTATCACTCTCTCCGAATGGAAAATACGTGATTGTGCACAAAACCTGGGTTGACCGTCAGGGCAACAACCACAGTATCAATGAGGTGAGGAATTATCAGACAGGCAGGGTACTTGCTTCTTTCCAGGAAAACGTGAAGTGGATGCCTCGCAGCAATAAAATGTATTTCGTGCAGAAGAATAGTGAAAGTGCTATCGAGGCTAATGGAAATGCCGCAGCTGGCTCCGCACTCTCTTATGAAACTGAAAGCTCCAGTCAGCAGCTGGTAACTGTCAATCCGCTGACGATGGAACGTGAGGTTTTGGCAACAAATATTCCGGAAGGCTTCTTTCAGTTTACTCCCGACGAGAAATCTCTGATCTATACGGTCACTACCGAGGGCAGGAAGAAGGATGCACAGGTTTATGACATCAAGGAACCGGATGACCGTCAACCGGGCTGGCGCAATCGCTCCAATCTTGCAAAATATGATTTGGTATCCGGAATTTTCCAGCCTATCACCTTCGGTTATCACAATATTTATCTCAATGATATCTCTGCCGATTCCCGCTATCTGCTCATCGGCAAGAGTGAGGATCGTCTGACCAAGCGACCAACTACCCTGACTTCGCTCTACAGACTGGATCTCCAAACCCTTCAGGCTGAAACCCTGGTGGATAAGGGCGAGTTTATCAATAGTGCCCTGTTCTCTCCAGACGGCAAGTCGATTCTTGTAAGTGCTTCTCCTGAGGCCTTTGACGGTATCGGCAAGAATGTGGAAGAAGGTCAGATTCCGAGCATGATAGATACGCAACTTTATCTGATGTCTGCCTCGTCAAAGGAGGCTCAGCAGGTGCGTCCGCTCACCAAGGATTTCGATCCGAATGTGCAGAATGTAGTCTGGAGCAAGGTGGATGGAAACATCTATTTTACGGCTGAAGACAAGGACTGCGTGCATCTTTTCCAACTGAATCCGAAATCTGGAAAATTTGTCCTGTTGAAGTCGCCTGAAGAGTATATCAAGTCCTTCTCCCTGGCATCTTCTGCTGCCGAAATGGCATTCTCAGGACAGAGTGCATCCAATGCCGACCGCCTCTATAGGATGAATACCAAGGCGCAGAAAGCACAGGTGATAGACGACCTCAGTGCCCGCGAATTGAAAGATGTCCAGTTGGGCGAATGCAAGGCGTGGAATTATGTCAACGCAAAGGGCGACACCATCTGCTGCCGCTATTATCTGCCTCCTCATTTTGATGCAGCCAAGAAATATCCGATGGTAGTCAACTATTATGGAGGTTGCAGTCCTACGAGTCGTATGTTCCAGAGCCGCTATCCGCATCATGTCTATGCAGCCATGGGCTATGTGGTGCTGGTGGTCAATCCAAGTGGAGCCACCGGTTTCGGACAGAAGTTCTCTGCCCGCCACGTAGATACGGCTGGTGAGGGAGTGGCTGAAGATATCATAGCCAGCACTCAGGCTTTCTGTGATGAACATGGTTTTGTGAACAGGAAGAAGATAGGATGTATCGGAGCCAGCTATGGCGGATTTATGACCCAGTATCTTCAGACCAGGACGGATCTCTTTGCTGCAGCCATTTCCCATGCGGGTATCAGTGATCATACCAGTTATTGGGGAGAAGGCTATTGGGGATATTCCTACAGTCAGGTTTCTATGGCCAATGAATATCCTTGGACCAACAAGCATCTCTTTGTAGACCAGAGTCCGCTTTATCGTGCAGATAAGATTCATACACCATTGCTTTTCCTGCATGGTACTGCTGATAACAACGTGCCGGTAGGAGAGAGCATCCAACTCTATACTGCGCTGAAAGTATTAGGCCGTCCTACGGCTATGGTGCTGGTAGATGGTCAGGATCATCATATCATCGACTACGAAAAGCGCATCAAATGGCAGAATACCATCTTTGCCTGGTTCTCCAAATGGCTTCAGGATGATGACTGTTGGTGGAACGAGATGTATGGAAACGAAAAAATGTAA
- a CDS encoding LolA-like putative outer membrane lipoprotein chaperone: MMKKMILFAFMTLMSLGTFAQTAQQVLNKTAKIIGNKGGASANFSLSSTKYGSTSGTIAIKGNKFNAHTPQATVWYNGKTQWTYMKNTNEVNVSNPTQAQQMSMNPYTFINIYKTGYNSSLKNAGSNYEVHLIAQNKRRTVQELIITINKKTYVPSVIKMRQGSSWSTIKVSNFRAKNVSNSTFVFNSKDFPKAEIVDLR; the protein is encoded by the coding sequence ATGATGAAGAAAATGATTTTATTTGCTTTCATGACTCTGATGAGTCTTGGAACATTCGCACAGACAGCCCAGCAGGTTTTAAATAAGACTGCCAAAATCATAGGCAACAAAGGTGGCGCCAGCGCCAATTTCAGCCTGTCAAGTACCAAATACGGTTCCACTTCCGGCACCATCGCCATCAAGGGCAACAAGTTTAATGCCCACACTCCGCAGGCTACCGTATGGTATAATGGTAAGACGCAGTGGACTTATATGAAAAATACCAACGAGGTAAATGTCAGCAATCCTACACAGGCGCAGCAGATGTCAATGAACCCTTATACATTTATCAATATATATAAGACCGGTTACAATTCCAGCCTGAAAAATGCTGGCAGCAACTATGAGGTTCACCTGATTGCTCAGAACAAGAGGCGTACGGTACAGGAATTGATTATCACCATCAACAAGAAAACCTACGTTCCTTCTGTCATCAAGATGAGACAGGGCAGTTCCTGGAGCACTATCAAGGTGAGCAATTTCAGAGCTAAGAATGTGTCTAACAGCACTTTCGTCTTCAACAGCAAAGATTTCCCTAAAGCAGAAATCGTAGATTTGAGATAA
- a CDS encoding FtsK/SpoIIIE family DNA translocase, whose amino-acid sequence MAKKRTEQKTKSFSQAIGLQYIFNNTITDFFLGLALVTISVVTIIAMVSFLNTGAADQSILEEMRTGEWTNSEHQFQNYCGSLGAIISYWLISQNFGFPSFLLPTFFIIWGLQLMHAYKINLWKWFLSTMIVMEWCAITFAKFLTPLTGGLIFNPGGKHGIFVVQNLENVVGAPGLTAILLFTAIAFLTYLTTETITVIRKALNPIGYITSKVHFEITNHGKNGEDNEPDAIAQAYANAENGQKQEEEEEPEKSEFKDPEPAKVIDLDVNPDKAEEGAAAHNAENMTAGNMDAEHAADVEDAAGESASVAAATKDPNVSFLENQRRLRNERAQAEADEKKAAELASQHIGMDISVAANEEQASSNTVSSTVELNTPINPKEPFTRYKYPTLNLLKKYEDNGAYIDEEEQIANKNRIIEVLGNFGVQIKTIRATVGPTITLYEIQPAEGVRISKIKNLEDDIALSLAALGIRIIAPIPGKGTIGIEVPNAKANIVSMESILNSKKFQETKMELPIALGKTITNEVFMVDLAKIPHLLVAGATGQGKSVGLNAIITSLLYKKHPNELKLVLIDPKKVEFSVYSRIANHFMAAVSDEEEPIITDVTKVVRTLNSLCVLMDSRYDLLKKAGARNIKEYNQKYINHRLKLTDGHEYMPYVVVIIDEFGDLIMTAGKEVELPIARIAQLARAVGIHMIIATQRPTTTIITGNIKANFPGRIAFKVTSAIDSKTILDRTGANQLIGRGDMLYLNGNEPVRVQCAFVDTPEIERINEYISSQPGPIEPLELPEPANDGEAVGSGNVDTRNLDPYFEEAAHAIVLSQQGSTSMIQRRFSIGYNRAGRLMDQLEAAGIVGAAQGSKPREVLLQDENQLNTLLLQLRG is encoded by the coding sequence ATGGCAAAAAAAAGAACTGAACAGAAAACCAAAAGCTTCAGTCAAGCAATTGGCTTACAATATATTTTCAATAATACTATTACAGATTTCTTCTTAGGACTGGCTCTGGTCACCATTTCTGTAGTTACCATCATCGCGATGGTTTCTTTTTTGAATACGGGCGCGGCAGACCAAAGTATTCTGGAAGAAATGCGAACGGGAGAATGGACCAACAGTGAGCACCAGTTTCAGAATTATTGCGGTTCGCTGGGTGCTATCATCTCCTACTGGCTGATTTCACAGAATTTCGGTTTTCCATCATTCCTGCTCCCCACCTTTTTTATAATATGGGGATTGCAGCTCATGCATGCCTACAAAATCAATCTGTGGAAATGGTTTTTAAGCACCATGATTGTCATGGAATGGTGTGCCATCACATTTGCCAAATTCCTGACACCACTTACGGGTGGACTTATCTTCAATCCTGGCGGAAAGCATGGAATCTTTGTCGTACAGAACTTGGAAAACGTAGTGGGTGCACCGGGTCTTACAGCGATTCTGCTCTTTACTGCCATCGCTTTCCTCACCTACCTGACGACGGAAACCATCACCGTGATCCGAAAGGCGCTCAACCCGATTGGCTATATTACAAGTAAGGTGCACTTCGAAATCACCAATCACGGCAAAAATGGTGAAGACAACGAACCGGATGCCATTGCGCAGGCTTATGCGAATGCTGAAAATGGACAGAAACAGGAGGAGGAAGAAGAACCTGAGAAATCTGAGTTTAAGGATCCGGAGCCTGCCAAGGTGATAGATTTGGATGTTAATCCAGATAAAGCAGAAGAAGGAGCAGCTGCACATAACGCTGAAAATATGACGGCTGGAAATATGGATGCAGAACATGCTGCCGATGTAGAAGATGCAGCAGGCGAAAGCGCTTCTGTAGCGGCTGCAACCAAAGATCCTAACGTATCATTCCTGGAAAACCAGCGCAGATTGCGCAACGAGAGAGCGCAGGCTGAAGCTGATGAAAAGAAAGCTGCCGAACTCGCTTCCCAGCATATCGGCATGGATATTTCCGTAGCTGCCAACGAGGAACAGGCTTCCAGCAACACCGTGAGCAGCACCGTAGAGCTGAATACGCCTATCAACCCGAAAGAACCTTTCACCCGATATAAATACCCTACGCTCAACCTGCTGAAGAAGTATGAGGACAACGGTGCTTATATTGACGAAGAGGAACAGATAGCCAACAAGAACCGAATCATTGAGGTTTTGGGCAATTTCGGTGTGCAGATTAAGACCATCCGAGCTACGGTAGGTCCTACGATTACACTCTACGAAATCCAGCCAGCTGAAGGTGTGCGCATCTCCAAGATCAAGAATCTGGAAGATGATATCGCCCTGAGTCTCGCAGCTTTGGGTATCCGTATCATCGCTCCTATTCCTGGCAAGGGAACCATCGGTATCGAGGTGCCGAATGCCAAGGCCAATATCGTGAGCATGGAAAGTATCCTCAACTCCAAGAAATTTCAGGAAACCAAGATGGAACTTCCTATCGCTCTTGGTAAGACGATCACCAATGAGGTTTTCATGGTAGATTTGGCCAAGATTCCTCACCTGCTCGTAGCCGGTGCCACCGGACAGGGTAAATCTGTAGGTCTGAATGCGATTATCACCTCTTTATTATATAAGAAGCATCCTAATGAGCTGAAACTGGTGCTCATCGACCCCAAGAAGGTGGAATTCAGCGTTTACTCCCGCATCGCCAACCATTTCATGGCAGCGGTTTCTGACGAAGAAGAACCTATCATCACAGATGTTACCAAGGTGGTAAGAACGCTCAACAGTCTCTGTGTGCTGATGGATAGCCGATACGACCTGCTGAAGAAAGCCGGTGCCAGAAACATCAAGGAGTATAACCAGAAGTACATCAACCACAGGCTCAAGCTGACCGACGGACATGAATATATGCCATACGTGGTGGTAATCATAGATGAGTTTGGCGACTTGATCATGACAGCCGGCAAGGAGGTGGAACTTCCTATCGCTCGTATCGCCCAGCTGGCTCGTGCCGTGGGTATCCACATGATTATCGCAACCCAGCGCCCTACTACGACCATCATTACGGGTAATATCAAGGCCAACTTCCCAGGCCGTATCGCCTTCAAGGTGACATCTGCCATTGACTCCAAGACCATTCTGGACAGAACAGGTGCCAACCAGCTGATAGGTCGAGGCGATATGCTCTATCTGAATGGCAACGAGCCGGTACGTGTGCAGTGTGCATTCGTAGATACTCCGGAAATTGAGCGCATCAACGAGTACATCTCCAGTCAGCCTGGTCCTATCGAGCCACTCGAACTTCCTGAGCCAGCCAATGACGGAGAAGCTGTGGGCAGCGGAAATGTGGATACGCGCAATCTCGATCCTTACTTTGAGGAAGCAGCGCATGCCATCGTCTTATCACAACAGGGAAGTACGAGTATGATACAGCGCCGATTCAGTATCGGATACAACAGAGCCGGACGACTGATGGACCAGTTGGAAGCTGCAGGAATCGTAGGTGCTGCCCAGGGCAGTAAGCCAAGAGAGGTGCTTCTGCAGGACGAAAACCAGCTGAACACGCTCCTTCTCCAACTGAGAGGATAA
- a CDS encoding 3'-5' exonuclease, which translates to MKTIFKKYDKHAIVALPRVIFEGEIKVIDHPEDVEAAIDFLLSQDILGIDTETRPSFKRGVSYEVCLLQVSTEDVCFLFRLNYVGMHPAIIRFLTDKKVPKIGLSWHDDLNQLHKRADFEPGNFIEIQDMAKDLGLIDMSLQKIYANLFHQKISKAQRLSNWEVTELKDSQKIYAATDAWACIQLYKEFNKLNETHDYVLIEPKIEEPQADASQTESQPASQVESHAEFHVESQVKPQVELISQSKASS; encoded by the coding sequence ATGAAGACAATATTCAAAAAGTATGATAAGCATGCTATTGTAGCATTGCCCAGAGTAATCTTTGAGGGGGAAATTAAGGTAATAGATCACCCGGAGGATGTTGAGGCGGCAATTGATTTTTTGCTGTCCCAGGACATTCTTGGTATCGATACGGAAACTCGTCCTTCTTTCAAAAGAGGCGTAAGCTATGAGGTGTGCTTGCTTCAGGTAAGTACAGAGGATGTATGTTTTCTGTTCCGCTTGAATTATGTGGGAATGCATCCAGCTATCATTAGATTCCTGACTGATAAGAAGGTACCTAAGATTGGTCTTTCCTGGCATGATGATCTTAATCAGCTTCATAAAAGGGCTGATTTTGAACCGGGCAACTTTATCGAGATTCAGGATATGGCTAAGGATTTGGGACTGATTGATATGAGTCTGCAGAAAATTTACGCCAACCTCTTTCACCAGAAAATCAGTAAGGCGCAGCGATTGAGCAACTGGGAGGTTACTGAGTTGAAAGATTCACAAAAAATATATGCTGCTACTGATGCTTGGGCGTGTATTCAACTCTATAAGGAGTTCAACAAACTCAACGAGACTCATGATTATGTGCTGATTGAGCCGAAAATAGAGGAACCTCAAGCAGATGCATCTCAGACAGAATCGCAGCCAGCATCTCAAGTAGAGTCTCATGCTGAATTTCATGTAGAATCTCAAGTAAAGCCTCAAGTCGAACTGATTTCTCAATCGAAAGCATCATCTTGA
- a CDS encoding class I SAM-dependent rRNA methyltransferase, whose translation MYKKIYLKRGKEESLKRFHPWVFSGAIAQMDEGIVEGEIVRVITSTGDFIAVGHYQIGSIAVRVLSFHDVAIDDEFWCSRLDSALKMRIAVGIADNAANNTYRLVHGEGDNLPGLVIDCYGETAVMQAHSVGMHVNRMEVVQALAKVMGDRLKNIYYKSETTLPFKADLRQENGFILGGDADNVAVENGLKFHIDWLRGQKTGFFVDQRENRSLLEHYAKGKSVLNMFCYTGGFSVYAMRGDAKLVHSVDSSAKAIELTNENVNLNFPGDSRHEAFCEDAFKYLDDHDQQYDLIVLDPPAFAKHRAALRNALKGYTRLNVKGLQRIKHGGILFTFSCSQVVTKDNFRNAVFTAAAQAGRKVRILHQLHQPADHPINIYHPEGEYLKGLVLYVE comes from the coding sequence ATGTATAAGAAAATATATTTGAAGAGGGGAAAGGAAGAGTCCCTGAAACGTTTTCATCCTTGGGTCTTCTCTGGCGCTATCGCTCAGATGGACGAGGGAATCGTAGAAGGTGAGATTGTACGTGTCATCACTTCTACCGGGGATTTTATAGCTGTGGGACATTATCAGATAGGTTCCATCGCAGTTCGTGTCCTTTCTTTCCATGATGTTGCCATCGATGATGAGTTCTGGTGCTCTCGTCTGGATTCTGCCCTCAAGATGCGTATCGCTGTGGGTATCGCCGACAATGCTGCCAATAATACCTATCGACTGGTGCATGGTGAGGGTGATAACCTGCCTGGACTGGTTATCGACTGCTACGGAGAGACTGCCGTGATGCAGGCGCATAGCGTGGGTATGCACGTCAACAGAATGGAAGTAGTTCAGGCTCTTGCAAAAGTGATGGGCGACAGACTCAAGAATATTTATTATAAGAGTGAAACAACTTTGCCATTCAAGGCTGATCTCCGTCAGGAAAACGGATTTATTTTGGGTGGTGATGCTGACAATGTGGCTGTTGAGAATGGATTGAAATTCCATATCGACTGGTTGAGAGGTCAGAAGACCGGTTTCTTTGTGGATCAGCGCGAAAATCGTTCGCTTCTGGAACATTATGCCAAAGGCAAGAGCGTACTGAATATGTTCTGCTATACCGGAGGCTTTTCCGTATATGCCATGAGAGGCGATGCCAAACTCGTGCATTCTGTAGATAGCAGCGCCAAAGCGATAGAGTTGACCAATGAGAATGTGAATCTCAACTTCCCTGGTGACAGCCGTCATGAGGCTTTCTGCGAAGATGCATTCAAGTATCTTGACGATCACGACCAGCAGTATGATCTCATCGTGCTCGATCCGCCTGCTTTTGCCAAACACAGAGCTGCTCTGCGCAATGCTTTGAAAGGTTATACCCGCCTGAACGTGAAGGGACTTCAGCGCATCAAGCACGGAGGCATCCTCTTTACTTTCAGCTGCTCGCAGGTAGTTACGAAAGACAACTTCCGCAATGCTGTTTTCACGGCAGCTGCACAGGCAGGACGAAAGGTGAGAATCCTGCATCAGCTTCATCAGCCAGCCGACCATCCTATCAATATCTATCATCCGGAAGGTGAGTATCTCAAGGGATTGGTCTTGTATGTAGAATAA
- a CDS encoding ABC transporter substrate-binding protein — translation MKKATVVAFLLVAWLSALVGCSDSKEKVRRLSMQEKARQDSIDKASFKVGVMPTLDCLPVFVAHDEKLFDSLGVTVHLKCYSAQMDCDTALERGRVEGAVSDLIRARHIIKRGTPLEFPISTNTYWQLITNRRARISELKQLSDKMIAMTRYSATDYLADLAIDSAKPKYDVYRVQINDVRIRLKMLLNNEMDAVLLTEPQATKARKERHPVLMDSRDKGLRLGVFAFREKALKSIERKKQLDLFIKGYNQAVDSINKNGFVHYSDLFRKYCDADLAAVKALPKLKFDHAGKPKTVDFLRPYKK, via the coding sequence ATGAAGAAAGCGACTGTAGTTGCGTTTTTGCTGGTAGCATGGCTTTCGGCACTTGTCGGATGCAGCGACTCCAAGGAGAAAGTCCGTCGCCTGTCTATGCAGGAAAAGGCGCGTCAAGATAGTATTGACAAAGCTTCTTTCAAGGTGGGTGTCATGCCTACCTTGGATTGTCTGCCTGTCTTTGTGGCACATGATGAAAAACTTTTCGACTCCCTGGGAGTTACTGTGCATCTGAAGTGCTACTCTGCGCAGATGGACTGCGATACTGCTCTTGAACGGGGGCGGGTAGAAGGTGCTGTCTCAGATCTGATACGCGCCCGGCATATCATCAAAAGAGGAACTCCTTTGGAATTTCCTATTTCTACTAATACTTATTGGCAATTGATTACCAATAGGAGAGCACGTATCTCAGAACTGAAGCAGCTTTCTGACAAGATGATTGCCATGACAAGATATTCTGCTACTGATTATCTGGCTGATTTGGCGATAGACAGTGCCAAACCTAAATATGATGTATATCGGGTGCAGATTAATGATGTGAGAATACGTCTGAAAATGCTGCTCAATAATGAAATGGATGCGGTTCTTTTGACGGAACCTCAGGCCACTAAAGCCCGAAAAGAGCGGCATCCTGTTCTCATGGACAGCAGAGATAAGGGCTTGAGATTGGGCGTCTTTGCTTTTAGAGAAAAGGCACTTAAATCTATTGAACGAAAAAAGCAACTTGATTTATTCATCAAAGGATATAATCAGGCAGTTGACAGTATAAATAAAAATGGTTTTGTACACTATTCGGATTTATTCCGTAAATATTGTGATGCAGATCTTGCTGCAGTGAAGGCTTTGCCGAAACTGAAGTTTGACCATGCTGGTAAACCGAAAACTGTTGATTTTTTACGACCTTACAAAAAGTAA
- a CDS encoding tetratricopeptide repeat protein, with the protein MNGLNSKSPILQITVECGDGYYRKCLTHSNEYLIQNPICPGLKDEVQDVLDTFDKMVYCYAKGIKDPKMAEIYAGIESFCRNLVHHLQMYEAIQNDSLFKAAYDSSKALDLRQIGERAEKGDVDKDFLDSVFSYVLTVRLWDDRKLSYFADLVSNPATDYRVAAMMISAAMLSSIKVFNYKMMTTFYDLWKKSQDVKIKERILVAWAVMLISADIKNYSYVKKFVNKIKEDEPTIAHLYAIQKQILFCMDAAEDAQQFSADIMNAFPDEKWNRPLENDEKPSLDEILTPEKKEEMVMSIDENINKMVNMQKQGADVFFDGFSQMKSFDFFNTASNWFVPYYESNPALYPLLEILEGDDTFLRTLKLSHSFCDGDKYSFSFCMAASLKGTLSALLPIVKEGFGPMFSETDVHDPKELAFLIRRECLQDLYRFLTLSSFKNSFPKVFSSEQDSIAYFFAKPLFKADEKFDRVRLYICDFLFKRNQSVRLSFFLSDTPRCKEEKLMKGLFLLSMTEYELAIDVLSPYQDEEENVEVIKPALVKCYIGLHQYDKALELCEQLISLKSTTKRLLQKVYCLFQLYRTDEAMAILYEMDYKNPNDLQILRPLAWGNILRFEYEKAKDIYERLASDDFSSIPEDSYNLAICLWLQGDVRTSISLFNRYLELADIDVAALIQQLYDDFKMLKNNGVLEFEVNILKDAISQYVERKQKR; encoded by the coding sequence ATGAATGGATTAAATTCAAAAAGCCCAATTTTGCAGATAACTGTAGAATGTGGGGATGGTTATTATCGTAAGTGTCTAACGCATTCTAACGAGTATTTAATCCAAAATCCTATCTGTCCGGGTTTGAAAGACGAAGTGCAGGATGTGTTAGACACTTTTGATAAAATGGTTTACTGCTATGCTAAGGGTATCAAAGATCCAAAAATGGCAGAAATATATGCGGGCATTGAATCTTTCTGTCGTAATTTGGTACATCATCTTCAGATGTATGAAGCCATTCAGAATGATTCTTTATTTAAGGCTGCTTATGATAGCAGTAAGGCTTTAGATTTAAGACAAATTGGAGAAAGAGCGGAGAAGGGAGATGTCGATAAAGATTTCCTTGATAGCGTCTTTTCTTATGTCCTAACTGTTCGTCTGTGGGATGACCGAAAACTATCTTATTTTGCAGATCTTGTTTCCAATCCTGCAACTGATTATCGTGTAGCTGCTATGATGATATCTGCAGCCATGTTGTCATCAATCAAAGTCTTCAATTATAAAATGATGACAACTTTCTACGATCTTTGGAAAAAGTCTCAGGATGTGAAGATAAAAGAACGTATTCTTGTGGCTTGGGCAGTCATGTTGATTTCCGCAGATATCAAGAATTACTCTTATGTAAAAAAGTTTGTTAATAAAATCAAGGAAGATGAACCTACAATCGCACATCTTTATGCTATCCAGAAACAGATTCTTTTCTGTATGGATGCTGCAGAAGATGCTCAACAATTCAGCGCAGATATCATGAATGCGTTCCCTGATGAAAAATGGAACCGGCCTCTGGAAAACGATGAGAAACCTTCTCTTGACGAGATTCTCACTCCAGAAAAGAAAGAGGAAATGGTGATGTCTATTGATGAAAATATCAATAAAATGGTGAATATGCAGAAGCAGGGAGCTGATGTCTTCTTCGATGGTTTCTCTCAGATGAAGAGTTTTGATTTCTTCAATACGGCATCCAATTGGTTTGTTCCATATTATGAGTCTAATCCTGCCCTGTATCCCTTGTTGGAAATTCTGGAGGGTGATGATACTTTCTTGAGAACTCTGAAACTTTCACATTCTTTCTGTGATGGGGATAAATACAGTTTCAGTTTTTGTATGGCTGCATCTTTGAAAGGTACTTTGTCTGCACTCTTACCTATTGTAAAAGAAGGATTCGGACCTATGTTTAGTGAAACCGATGTTCATGATCCTAAAGAATTGGCTTTCCTGATAAGAAGAGAATGCTTGCAGGATTTGTATCGTTTCCTGACTTTATCTTCTTTCAAAAATTCGTTTCCGAAGGTTTTCTCATCAGAACAAGATTCAATTGCATATTTCTTTGCCAAGCCTTTATTTAAGGCTGATGAAAAGTTTGATAGAGTTAGGCTCTATATCTGCGATTTCCTTTTTAAGCGCAATCAGTCTGTGCGCTTAAGTTTCTTCCTCTCTGATACTCCAAGATGTAAGGAAGAAAAGTTAATGAAGGGATTATTCCTGTTGTCTATGACAGAATATGAGTTAGCTATTGATGTGCTTTCTCCGTATCAGGACGAAGAAGAAAATGTTGAAGTTATCAAACCAGCTCTGGTCAAGTGTTATATTGGTCTGCATCAATATGATAAAGCTTTGGAACTGTGTGAGCAGTTGATCAGTTTGAAGTCAACGACGAAGAGATTGCTACAGAAGGTTTACTGTCTCTTCCAGTTGTATCGTACGGATGAAGCCATGGCTATTCTATATGAAATGGATTACAAAAATCCTAATGATCTGCAGATTCTCCGTCCTTTGGCTTGGGGAAATATCTTAAGATTTGAATATGAGAAGGCGAAGGATATATATGAACGTTTAGCATCTGATGATTTTTCTTCCATCCCTGAAGATTCTTATAATTTGGCTATATGTTTATGGTTGCAGGGTGATGTTAGAACTAGTATTTCACTCTTCAATAGGTATTTGGAACTTGCCGATATTGATGTCGCAGCTCTGATCCAACAGCTTTATGATGATTTTAAGATGTTGAAGAATAATGGTGTTCTGGAATTTGAAGTGAATATCTTGAAGGATGCTATTTCACAATATGTAGAAAGAAAACAAAAAAGGTAA